From Paraburkholderia sabiae, a single genomic window includes:
- the dctA gene encoding C4-dicarboxylate transporter DctA: MSLPGKAASKPRGRQPFYRDLSFQVLAGMALGVAVGYWFPKFGINLQPVGDAFIRIIQMLIGPIIFCTVCSGIAGVNDFKKVGRVAIKALFYFEVVTSLALVLGLVVINVLKPGVGMNVDMHGVHSSAVDVYVAKAHHVVTTSEFLLNVIPHTAISAFAGGDVLQVLFFSVLFAFGLAAIGERARPAMDMIDSVSGALFWIIGLTMKIAPLAAFGAIAFTVSKFGFGTLISLGKLILEFYLTCALFILLILWPIAKVNGFSLMRLMRYIGAELLLVIGTSSSETVFPQLIDKLERLGCEKSVVGLVLPTAYTFNHDGTCLYFAAAAVFLAQATNTPMSWHDQLVLLAVLLLTSKGAAGVSGAAIAVLAATLAASNTIPVESIALILGIHKALSSAFVFTNIVGNSVATIVVANWEKALDRTALRSELKTGFRPADTSMSVLKQSTGGSAGS; encoded by the coding sequence ATGAGCTTGCCCGGCAAGGCCGCATCGAAACCCCGGGGACGCCAGCCGTTCTATCGCGACCTGTCTTTCCAGGTACTCGCCGGCATGGCGCTCGGCGTCGCCGTCGGCTACTGGTTCCCGAAGTTCGGCATCAACCTGCAGCCGGTCGGCGATGCGTTCATCCGTATCATCCAGATGCTGATCGGGCCCATCATCTTCTGTACCGTGTGCAGCGGCATCGCAGGGGTGAACGACTTCAAGAAAGTGGGCCGCGTCGCGATCAAGGCACTGTTCTACTTCGAGGTCGTGACGTCGCTCGCACTCGTGCTCGGACTGGTCGTCATCAACGTGCTGAAGCCCGGCGTGGGCATGAACGTCGACATGCACGGCGTGCATTCGTCCGCCGTCGACGTGTATGTCGCGAAGGCTCATCACGTCGTCACGACCAGCGAGTTTCTGCTGAACGTGATCCCGCATACGGCCATCAGCGCATTTGCGGGCGGCGACGTGCTCCAGGTGCTCTTCTTCTCGGTGCTGTTCGCGTTTGGTCTCGCGGCAATCGGCGAGCGTGCGCGCCCGGCGATGGACATGATCGATTCGGTATCGGGCGCCCTCTTCTGGATCATCGGCCTGACGATGAAGATCGCCCCGCTTGCGGCATTCGGCGCAATCGCCTTCACGGTCAGCAAGTTCGGCTTCGGCACGTTGATCTCGCTCGGCAAGCTGATCCTCGAGTTCTATCTGACCTGCGCGCTCTTCATCCTGCTGATTCTCTGGCCGATCGCGAAGGTGAACGGTTTCAGCCTGATGCGGCTGATGCGCTATATCGGCGCGGAGTTGTTGCTCGTGATCGGCACGAGTTCGTCCGAGACCGTTTTTCCGCAACTGATCGACAAGCTCGAACGCCTCGGCTGCGAGAAGTCCGTCGTGGGACTCGTGCTTCCGACTGCATACACGTTCAACCACGACGGTACCTGTCTGTATTTTGCCGCGGCCGCCGTGTTTCTTGCGCAGGCCACCAATACCCCGATGAGCTGGCACGATCAGCTGGTGCTGCTTGCCGTACTGCTGCTGACATCGAAGGGGGCAGCGGGCGTATCGGGTGCTGCAATCGCCGTGCTCGCCGCAACGCTCGCGGCATCGAACACGATTCCCGTCGAATCGATCGCGCTGATTCTCGGCATCCACAAGGCTCTTTCCAGCGCCTTTGTATTTACGAACATCGTCGGCAATAGCGTCGCGACGATCGTGGTCGCGAACTGGGAAAAGGCGCTCGACCGAACCGCGCTGCGCAGCGAACTGAAAACCGGCTTCAGACCCGCCGATACGTCGATGAGTGTCCTGAAACAATCGACTGGCGGTTCTGCAGGAAGTTGA
- a CDS encoding substrate-binding domain-containing protein, which yields MSTATQPLRLKTALMTYPHTRALKSGELTDPAVELVFEDVEPIHRAFAPMARKQAFDVSELAIVTYLQAKAYGKPVVLLPAVVAARFQQKCIIYNAQHGRLSVDDLEGKRIGVRAYSQTTGMWVRAILAQTYGVPIDRIEWITFEGSHLEEYREPVFVRRAQPGESLLPMLRAGELDAAILGNDLPDEEGLVPLIEDAVAADRAWYGIHEYVPVNHVVVVTKALAEQHPEAVRAVYDLLLRGKQSVAHERDASKPDPLLFGIDALRGPLEETLAFCESQQLLPRKLSVDEIFADCLDILGDAAR from the coding sequence ATGAGCACCGCAACGCAACCGCTGCGCCTGAAAACCGCGCTGATGACCTATCCGCATACGCGCGCGCTGAAATCGGGTGAATTGACGGATCCCGCCGTCGAACTCGTGTTCGAGGACGTCGAGCCCATTCATCGAGCTTTCGCGCCGATGGCGCGCAAGCAGGCGTTCGACGTCAGCGAACTGGCCATCGTGACGTATCTGCAAGCCAAGGCGTACGGCAAGCCTGTCGTGCTGCTGCCCGCCGTCGTCGCCGCGCGCTTTCAGCAGAAGTGCATTATCTATAATGCGCAACACGGCCGGCTGAGCGTCGACGATCTCGAAGGCAAGCGCATCGGCGTGCGTGCGTATTCGCAAACGACAGGCATGTGGGTGCGTGCGATTCTCGCGCAGACGTATGGGGTGCCCATCGACAGAATCGAATGGATTACGTTCGAAGGCTCGCATCTGGAGGAATACCGCGAGCCGGTATTCGTCCGGCGTGCACAGCCTGGCGAGTCGCTGCTGCCGATGCTGCGCGCAGGCGAACTCGATGCCGCGATCCTCGGCAACGATCTGCCTGACGAGGAAGGCCTTGTGCCGCTGATCGAAGATGCAGTGGCCGCCGATCGCGCGTGGTACGGCATCCACGAGTATGTACCCGTCAATCACGTCGTCGTGGTCACGAAGGCGCTGGCCGAACAGCATCCCGAGGCCGTCCGCGCCGTGTATGACCTGCTGCTGCGAGGCAAACAGTCGGTGGCGCACGAACGCGACGCGAGCAAGCCCGACCCGCTCCTGTTCGGTATCGACGCGCTGCGAGGTCCCCTCGAAGAGACGCTCGCGTTCTGCGAAAGCCAGCAACTTTTGCCGCGCAAACTGAGCGTCGACGAAATTTTCGCGGACTGCCTCGACATACTCGGCGACGCTGCACGCTAG
- a CDS encoding amidohydrolase family protein gives MSVVVDTHTHAISPDKQRYPLAPVGGHQSEWSAKRPVSFEGLLAAMDEAGIGRAVVVQASTVYGNDNSYVVEAVRNHPDRFAGVFSIDVLANDAVSQMQRWLDAGLSGLRLFTTGSTMPGQAGWLDDDRSFPVWEYAQKHDVSICLQMTAQGIPALLNMLSRFPDVRVLLDHLARPELAGGPPYEAAAPLFSLASHRGVYLKLTNRTIAEASRGASTPGAFFPRVLDAFGADRIAWGSNFPAAEGTLPQLLADARESLSMLPADAREAIFGDTARSLYPALAA, from the coding sequence ATGTCCGTCGTCGTCGACACTCACACACACGCAATTTCCCCCGATAAACAACGTTATCCTCTCGCGCCGGTTGGTGGCCATCAATCGGAGTGGTCGGCGAAGCGCCCTGTCAGTTTCGAAGGGCTCCTTGCAGCGATGGACGAAGCCGGGATTGGGCGTGCCGTCGTCGTGCAGGCATCGACGGTGTATGGCAACGATAATAGTTATGTCGTCGAAGCCGTGCGCAATCATCCCGACCGCTTCGCGGGCGTGTTCTCGATCGATGTACTGGCCAACGATGCCGTCTCGCAGATGCAACGCTGGCTCGATGCCGGTCTGAGCGGCCTGCGCCTCTTCACGACAGGCAGCACGATGCCCGGCCAGGCGGGGTGGCTGGACGACGACCGCTCATTTCCCGTCTGGGAATATGCGCAGAAACACGACGTATCGATCTGCCTGCAGATGACCGCGCAGGGCATTCCCGCGCTGCTGAACATGTTGTCACGCTTTCCCGACGTGCGCGTGCTGCTCGATCACCTCGCGCGTCCCGAACTGGCGGGCGGTCCGCCGTACGAGGCCGCTGCACCGCTGTTCAGTCTCGCATCGCATCGCGGCGTCTATCTGAAGCTGACCAATCGCACGATCGCCGAGGCGTCGCGCGGCGCGTCGACGCCGGGCGCGTTCTTCCCCCGCGTGCTCGACGCCTTCGGCGCAGATCGCATCGCGTGGGGCTCGAATTTTCCCGCAGCCGAAGGCACGCTGCCGCAATTGCTCGCCGATGCGCGCGAGAGTCTGTCGATGCTGCCCGCCGATGCGCGCGAAGCCATCTTCGGCGACACGGCGCGCTCGCTCTACCCCGCACTTGCGGCCTGA
- a CDS encoding LysR substrate-binding domain-containing protein: MSTDTGLERDDDLARLRRLFLFDAVCETGGIGLAAARAGRTQPAVSLAISKLEASFGGALFERGYGGSELTAEGEILHRRVRRMLDQIERAVRDLIGNDGAHAKNIGNICRHLTDSQVRCHIAIAQCGSAAEAAQQLGISQPAVHRAARQIEQAVGATLYRRRVHSVSANTAGVEFARCLSLAMYEIAQAREDLAHARGQMTGRITLGVLPMLAPRFVARTIQRLRRQYPNAKVTVDEGSHARLLRELRFGNIDVIIGALRVPRLTGSERETELFSDPYVIAVRKGHRLAGKKTIAARDLAAFDWVVPQRNVPRRAAIDSILARLPGDPPLVVETSSLPMMMAMLVESDCITLLSRSQILEAYPASEMVALELQTPEAARTVGYTIRTEWLGTPVQQAFLEQLSLEAGVWAANHIGVD; the protein is encoded by the coding sequence ATGTCGACCGACACGGGACTGGAGCGCGACGACGATCTCGCACGTCTGCGGCGTCTGTTTCTGTTCGACGCCGTCTGCGAAACGGGCGGCATCGGCCTCGCGGCTGCGCGCGCGGGGCGCACGCAGCCTGCCGTCAGCCTCGCCATCAGCAAACTCGAAGCCAGCTTCGGCGGCGCGTTATTCGAGCGCGGCTACGGCGGCAGCGAACTGACCGCTGAGGGCGAGATCCTGCATCGTCGCGTGCGGCGCATGCTCGATCAGATCGAGCGGGCTGTCCGCGATCTGATCGGCAACGACGGGGCGCACGCGAAGAACATCGGCAATATCTGCCGTCATTTGACGGATTCGCAGGTGCGCTGCCACATTGCGATCGCCCAATGCGGCTCGGCGGCGGAGGCGGCGCAGCAACTCGGCATTTCGCAACCGGCCGTGCATCGCGCGGCGCGTCAGATCGAACAGGCGGTCGGCGCGACGCTCTACCGGCGTCGCGTGCACAGTGTGTCGGCGAACACGGCGGGCGTCGAGTTCGCACGTTGCCTGAGCCTCGCGATGTACGAGATCGCGCAGGCCCGCGAAGATCTCGCGCATGCGCGTGGACAGATGACGGGCCGGATTACGCTCGGCGTGCTGCCGATGCTCGCGCCGCGTTTCGTCGCGCGCACGATCCAGCGGCTGCGCCGGCAGTATCCGAATGCGAAGGTGACGGTCGACGAAGGTTCTCACGCCCGGCTGTTGCGGGAGCTACGATTCGGCAACATCGACGTGATCATTGGCGCGCTGAGAGTGCCTCGCCTCACAGGTTCCGAGCGGGAAACCGAGCTGTTTTCCGATCCCTATGTGATCGCAGTCAGAAAGGGGCATCGGCTGGCAGGCAAGAAGACGATCGCCGCCCGCGATCTCGCGGCGTTCGACTGGGTCGTGCCGCAACGGAACGTGCCGCGTCGTGCGGCGATCGACTCGATTCTCGCTCGGCTGCCGGGCGATCCGCCGCTCGTGGTCGAGACGAGTTCGCTCCCGATGATGATGGCCATGCTGGTGGAAAGCGACTGCATCACACTGCTGTCGCGTTCGCAGATTCTCGAAGCGTATCCTGCCAGCGAGATGGTCGCGCTGGAACTTCAGACGCCGGAAGCGGCGCGTACGGTTGGCTATACGATCAGAACAGAGTGGCTCGGCACGCCTGTCCAACAGGCGTTTCTGGAGCAGCTGTCGCTCGAAGCCGGTGTGTGGGCCGCGAATCATATCGGCGTGGATTGA
- a CDS encoding DUF1295 domain-containing protein: MSPVVAVSIAFVLLVALFAAFWVWQQSSENAGMIDPIWAFSLGAIALFYGVTGNGDPLARALVAIGGGIWGARLGWHLWRRNAGKPEDPRYHRFREQWGADAGRKMFWFLELQTVISIVLSLAFAVPAWRSSAPSAAWVAIAALIWFASVGGEAIADSQLRHFVADPANRGKVCRVGLWRYSRHPNYFFECLHWVAYIALSAGSPWIWLTLIPPVLMAWLLMKLSGVPMLEAHLVHSRPGYAEYMRETSALIPWPPRRG, from the coding sequence ATGTCGCCCGTCGTCGCTGTGTCGATTGCGTTCGTGTTGCTCGTCGCGCTGTTCGCGGCCTTCTGGGTGTGGCAGCAGTCGAGCGAGAACGCCGGCATGATCGATCCGATATGGGCTTTCTCGCTGGGCGCGATTGCGCTGTTCTATGGAGTGACAGGCAACGGCGATCCGCTTGCCCGCGCGCTCGTCGCGATCGGCGGCGGCATCTGGGGCGCGCGCCTGGGCTGGCATTTGTGGCGGCGTAACGCGGGTAAGCCGGAAGACCCGCGTTATCACCGATTCCGCGAGCAATGGGGCGCCGACGCGGGGCGCAAGATGTTCTGGTTTCTCGAACTGCAAACGGTCATCTCGATCGTGCTGTCGCTTGCGTTCGCGGTGCCTGCGTGGCGGTCGAGCGCGCCGTCTGCCGCATGGGTCGCGATTGCGGCGCTGATCTGGTTCGCGTCGGTCGGCGGCGAGGCGATTGCAGACAGCCAGCTCAGACACTTCGTCGCCGATCCGGCGAACAGGGGAAAGGTGTGCCGCGTCGGCCTGTGGCGCTACTCGCGGCATCCAAATTATTTCTTCGAATGCCTGCACTGGGTCGCGTATATCGCGCTTTCGGCCGGCTCGCCCTGGATATGGCTGACGCTGATTCCGCCCGTACTGATGGCGTGGCTGCTGATGAAGCTATCCGGCGTGCCAATGCTCGAAGCGCATCTGGTCCATTCGCGTCCTGGCTACGCCGAGTACATGCGTGAGACCAGCGCGTTGATACCGTGGCCGCCGCGCCGCGGCTGA
- a CDS encoding SAM-dependent methyltransferase yields the protein MTFTATRPSIDTPKNACEDWLIHACERGWVPDRLIRIGMRRLMRQRLIEEGAFDYALRSKRFSTLIDELRTSPVAIETDAANTQHYELPPSFFEAHLGPHLKYSCCLYPRGDETLDQAEHAMLALYAERAQIEDGQTILDLGCGWGSLALWLAARYPLAQIVALSNSRGQREFIEARAASAGITNLRVITGNVVQFEFEQALRTGYFDRVLSVEMFEHMKNYGLLLERIARWMRPDGKLFVHLFAHRTMAWHFQTRDATDWMSTYFFTGGTMPSEALLQHFQDDLRIDRQWWIGGAHYARTAEHWLANLDAARAQVMPELALAYGVDNAALWFQRWRMFYMSVAELFGYAKGNEWGVAHYLFEKR from the coding sequence ATGACATTCACGGCAACCCGGCCTTCAATCGACACTCCGAAAAACGCCTGCGAAGACTGGCTGATTCATGCGTGCGAGCGCGGCTGGGTGCCGGATCGTCTGATCCGCATTGGCATGCGCCGGCTGATGCGGCAGCGTCTGATCGAAGAAGGCGCGTTCGATTACGCGCTCCGTTCGAAACGGTTCAGCACGCTCATCGACGAGTTGCGCACAAGCCCCGTCGCAATCGAGACCGACGCCGCAAACACGCAACACTACGAGTTGCCGCCGTCGTTCTTCGAGGCGCATCTGGGTCCGCACCTGAAGTATTCGTGCTGCCTGTATCCACGCGGCGACGAGACGCTCGACCAGGCAGAGCATGCGATGCTCGCGCTCTATGCAGAGCGGGCGCAGATCGAAGACGGTCAGACCATACTCGACCTCGGTTGCGGCTGGGGATCGCTCGCGTTGTGGCTGGCCGCGCGGTACCCGCTAGCGCAGATCGTGGCCCTGTCGAACTCGCGCGGCCAACGTGAATTCATCGAGGCGCGAGCGGCGTCAGCGGGCATCACGAATCTGCGCGTGATAACCGGCAACGTCGTGCAGTTCGAATTTGAGCAGGCGTTACGCACCGGCTATTTCGATCGCGTGCTGTCCGTCGAGATGTTCGAGCATATGAAGAACTATGGGTTGCTGCTCGAACGCATTGCGCGCTGGATGCGGCCCGATGGCAAGCTCTTCGTCCATCTCTTCGCGCATCGGACGATGGCCTGGCATTTTCAGACCCGCGATGCGACGGACTGGATGTCGACGTACTTTTTCACGGGCGGCACGATGCCTTCGGAAGCGTTGTTGCAGCACTTTCAGGACGACCTGCGCATCGACAGGCAATGGTGGATCGGCGGCGCGCATTATGCGCGCACGGCAGAGCACTGGCTGGCGAATCTCGATGCGGCGCGCGCACAGGTGATGCCCGAACTCGCTCTGGCTTACGGTGTGGATAATGCGGCACTGTGGTTCCAGCGCTGGCGGATGTTCTACATGAGCGTGGCCGAACTCTTCGGCTACGCAAAAGGCAACGAGTGGGGCGTAGCACACTACCTGTTCGAAAAGCGGTGA
- a CDS encoding lipocalin family protein, which yields MKMPTWYARIGWSLIAVAVAAFVMSACSQSPPNPNPRADVPLRPANVDLPRYMGRWYVIAIIPYFLESKYVGSYTDWSLREDGKIDDRYTAHAKTFDASPSNFHFVDSVVPDSGNGEWKVRIVWPIHVTQLTLYVDDDYRYTLLGLRDKSLGWIFARDPDVSDEVYRSLLARFDALGFDASRFRRVPQHPEQIGKPGFLSPGE from the coding sequence ATGAAAATGCCCACGTGGTATGCGCGAATTGGATGGTCACTGATTGCTGTCGCGGTGGCGGCCTTTGTGATGTCGGCATGTTCGCAGTCGCCGCCAAATCCCAATCCGCGGGCCGACGTGCCGCTGAGGCCCGCAAACGTCGATCTGCCGCGCTATATGGGGCGCTGGTATGTGATCGCGATCATTCCGTATTTCCTCGAAAGCAAATATGTGGGCAGTTATACGGACTGGTCGCTGCGCGAAGATGGCAAGATCGACGACCGTTATACCGCGCATGCGAAGACGTTCGACGCGTCGCCGTCCAATTTCCATTTCGTCGACAGCGTGGTGCCGGACAGTGGAAACGGCGAGTGGAAGGTGCGTATCGTGTGGCCCATCCACGTGACGCAACTGACGCTCTACGTCGACGACGATTATCGCTATACGCTGCTCGGCCTTCGCGACAAAAGCCTCGGCTGGATTTTCGCGCGCGACCCCGATGTCAGCGACGAAGTCTACCGTTCGCTGCTCGCGCGCTTCGACGCGTTGGGTTTCGACGCGTCGCGTTTTCGCCGTGTGCCGCAGCATCCGGAGCAGATCGGCAAGCCAGGCTTTCTGTCGCCGGGCGAGTGA
- a CDS encoding SAM-dependent methyltransferase — protein MTFQRAFYATGSAPAFARLFLALLGRVRVGHLVLTTPGGQQRVFGDPHAHPGAQLILRDWRACRAILLAGDIGFAEAYRAQWLDTPDIVALLRLGIRNEAALPRTVAGSMPARLFYGLRHWLRPNTRRGSQRNVHAHYDLGNPFYALWLDPGMTYSSALFDGDPNRTLDDAQAAKYQRIVDVLQLRAGMRVLEIGCGWGGFALHAGRLGIRVHGVTISDAQYEWARGRVAQAGLGDLISIELRDYRDVRGIYDAVVSIEMFEAVGERYWHTFFTALKHLLKQDARALVQSITIDDSHFAAYRSSSDFIREYIFPGGMLPGAEHFRLAAKRAGMESVESLSFGNDYARTLQCWHERFEANLEAIRALGFDDLFVRTWRLYFAYCEAGFAEQRTDVRQFILTVAD, from the coding sequence ATGACGTTTCAGCGCGCCTTCTATGCAACGGGCAGTGCGCCTGCCTTTGCCCGGCTGTTTCTCGCGTTGCTGGGCCGCGTGCGCGTCGGCCATCTCGTTCTGACGACGCCCGGCGGCCAGCAACGCGTATTCGGCGACCCGCATGCTCATCCCGGCGCGCAACTGATCCTGCGCGACTGGCGCGCGTGTCGTGCGATCCTCCTGGCAGGCGACATCGGTTTTGCCGAAGCGTACCGCGCGCAATGGCTCGACACGCCCGACATCGTCGCGCTGCTGAGGCTCGGCATCCGCAACGAGGCTGCGTTGCCGCGCACCGTGGCGGGCAGCATGCCGGCGCGGCTGTTCTATGGATTGCGGCACTGGCTGCGCCCCAACACGCGACGTGGCAGCCAGCGCAACGTGCACGCACACTACGATCTCGGCAATCCGTTCTACGCACTGTGGCTCGACCCTGGCATGACCTATTCGAGCGCGCTGTTCGACGGCGATCCCAACCGTACGCTCGACGATGCCCAAGCCGCAAAATATCAGCGCATCGTCGACGTGTTGCAGTTGCGTGCCGGGATGCGCGTGCTGGAGATCGGCTGCGGCTGGGGCGGCTTCGCACTGCATGCGGGCCGGCTGGGTATCCGCGTGCATGGCGTAACGATTTCCGACGCACAGTACGAATGGGCGCGCGGGCGTGTGGCGCAAGCCGGGCTCGGCGATCTCATCTCGATCGAATTGCGCGACTACCGGGACGTGCGCGGCATCTATGACGCGGTGGTATCGATCGAAATGTTCGAGGCCGTGGGAGAGCGCTACTGGCATACGTTCTTCACGGCGCTTAAACACTTGTTGAAGCAAGACGCACGCGCGCTCGTCCAGTCGATTACGATCGACGACTCGCACTTCGCCGCGTACCGTTCTTCCAGCGACTTCATCCGCGAATACATCTTTCCGGGCGGCATGCTGCCGGGCGCAGAACACTTTCGACTCGCGGCGAAACGCGCGGGCATGGAGTCGGTCGAGTCGCTATCGTTCGGAAACGACTATGCGCGCACACTGCAATGCTGGCACGAGCGTTTCGAGGCGAATCTCGAAGCGATACGCGCGCTCGGTTTCGACGATCTTTTCGTTCGCACGTGGCGGCTCTATTTTGCGTATTGCGAGGCAGGTTTCGCCGAACAGCGCACGGACGTCAGGCAATTCATTCTCACTGTCGCCGATTGA
- a CDS encoding DUF1365 domain-containing protein, which produces MNGTSSDQAAWLLSGHVVHERLRPVRHRFVYPVFCIRCDLARLPELDCWWLGVDRLRPLSLMKRDYGACDGTDPLVWIRGKLADAGVDLDGGSIWLQTFPRVFGYAFNPVSFWLCHDPDGNLRVLLAEVRNTFGERHSYLLKAVDERPIDANTHLVCTKTLHVSPFCRIEGHYVFRIRESVHASSISIDYHDAQGLLIRTAISLDKHPLTRARALHALARQPLLTVGVIARIHWQALHLWLRKVPFHGRQPPSPHSRPTTTNEES; this is translated from the coding sequence ATGAACGGGACATCCTCCGATCAGGCAGCGTGGCTGCTGTCCGGTCACGTCGTTCACGAACGGTTGCGCCCCGTGCGTCACCGTTTCGTCTATCCCGTGTTCTGCATTCGTTGCGATCTCGCGAGGCTTCCGGAGCTGGATTGCTGGTGGCTGGGCGTCGATCGTCTTCGCCCGTTGAGCCTGATGAAGCGCGACTACGGCGCATGCGACGGCACCGATCCGCTCGTGTGGATACGCGGCAAGCTCGCAGACGCAGGCGTCGACCTCGACGGCGGCTCTATCTGGCTGCAGACCTTTCCACGCGTATTCGGCTACGCGTTCAATCCAGTCAGCTTCTGGCTCTGTCACGACCCTGACGGCAATCTGCGCGTATTGCTCGCCGAGGTGCGCAACACGTTCGGCGAGCGCCATTCGTATCTGCTCAAGGCAGTGGACGAACGTCCTATCGACGCGAACACCCACCTCGTTTGCACGAAGACGCTGCACGTATCCCCGTTTTGTCGCATCGAAGGTCACTACGTTTTCCGCATCCGCGAAAGTGTGCACGCTTCTTCGATCTCCATCGACTATCACGATGCGCAAGGGCTCCTGATTCGCACGGCCATTTCGCTCGACAAACACCCTCTCACACGCGCCCGTGCGTTGCACGCGCTCGCACGTCAACCGCTTCTCACGGTCGGCGTTATCGCGCGCATTCATTGGCAGGCGCTGCACCTATGGCTCAGAAAGGTGCCTTTCCACGGCAGACAGCCGCCCTCTCCTCACTCGCGCCCAACAACAACCAACGAGGAATCGTGA
- a CDS encoding NAD(P)/FAD-dependent oxidoreductase — translation MDVQTATRPVWPGSRVAVVGAGIAGLASAYLLARRHRVTLFEASGYAGGHTNTVDVELDGFIHPVDTGFLVFNDRTYPNLIALFDELGVTSHESDMTFSVSLDHGRLEWAGTNLNTVFAQRRNVLSPSFLAMLRDIMRFNSSAETHLAAAAANGCSVDDLLTAGRYGAPFRQHYLLPMAAAIWSCATSDVLRFPAATFLRFCLNHALLQVNRRPRWKTVAGGAREYVRKIVATLDDVRTNAPVFAVRRAQDGVLIASGSGWERFDAVVLATHAPDTLQLLDDPDHDERRVLGAIRYQPNVAWLHTDAALLPRRERVWSAWNYVSQGANVTRPVCVSYLINRLQPLPFRMPVIVTLNPSRPPSRETILKRFDYDHPLLDSAAVAAQTHLPSLQGTRRTWFAGAWTGYGFHEDGLKSALRVACDFGVEPAWSVR, via the coding sequence ATGGATGTGCAGACGGCCACCCGTCCCGTTTGGCCTGGCAGCCGCGTCGCTGTCGTCGGCGCCGGTATTGCCGGACTCGCCAGTGCGTATCTGCTCGCCCGCCGCCATCGCGTCACCCTTTTCGAAGCGTCGGGCTATGCCGGCGGGCACACGAACACCGTCGACGTCGAACTGGACGGCTTCATCCATCCCGTCGATACCGGCTTTCTCGTCTTCAACGATCGCACCTATCCCAACCTGATCGCCCTCTTCGACGAGCTTGGCGTCACGTCACACGAAAGCGACATGACGTTTTCCGTCTCGCTCGATCATGGACGGCTCGAATGGGCCGGCACCAATCTGAACACCGTGTTCGCGCAGCGCCGCAATGTGCTCTCGCCCAGCTTTCTGGCGATGTTGCGCGACATCATGCGTTTCAATTCGTCGGCTGAAACGCATCTCGCAGCGGCAGCCGCCAACGGATGCTCGGTGGACGACCTGCTGACGGCGGGACGTTACGGCGCGCCCTTCCGGCAACATTACCTGTTGCCGATGGCAGCCGCGATCTGGTCGTGCGCGACGTCAGACGTCCTGCGCTTCCCCGCCGCGACCTTTTTGCGCTTCTGCCTGAACCATGCACTGCTGCAGGTCAATCGCCGCCCGCGCTGGAAAACAGTCGCAGGCGGCGCGCGCGAGTACGTGCGCAAGATCGTCGCCACGCTGGACGACGTGCGGACGAACGCACCCGTCTTCGCGGTGCGCCGCGCGCAGGATGGCGTGCTGATCGCGAGCGGATCAGGATGGGAGCGCTTCGATGCCGTCGTCCTCGCCACGCACGCACCCGATACGCTGCAGCTGCTCGACGATCCCGACCACGACGAACGTCGTGTGCTCGGCGCGATTCGCTATCAACCCAATGTCGCGTGGCTGCACACCGATGCGGCATTGCTTCCGCGCCGCGAGCGGGTATGGTCCGCATGGAACTACGTGTCACAAGGCGCCAATGTCACGAGGCCGGTCTGCGTCAGCTATCTGATCAACCGTCTGCAGCCGTTGCCGTTCAGGATGCCTGTGATCGTGACGCTCAATCCTTCACGACCGCCTTCACGCGAAACGATCCTGAAGCGGTTCGACTACGATCATCCGCTGCTCGACAGCGCAGCCGTCGCCGCTCAAACTCACCTCCCTTCGTTACAGGGCACGCGGCGCACGTGGTTCGCGGGCGCCTGGACGGGCTACGGCTTTCATGAAGACGGGCTGAAGTCTGCGCTGCGCGTTGCGTGCGACTTCGGCGTCGAACCCGCATGGTCCGTGCGATGA